The Quercus lobata isolate SW786 unplaced genomic scaffold, ValleyOak3.0 Primary Assembly Scq3eQI_1903, whole genome shotgun sequence genome includes a window with the following:
- the LOC115973308 gene encoding receptor-like protein kinase ANXUR2, protein MCPPNLSTVRFVYPGEDTTSLIHGTMVQHLDAEFLVSGVLTEKSDVYSFGVVLLQLLCCRKASYVVDWARKRIQEGNINEMIDLYLIGKIAPECLKIYLDIATSCI, encoded by the coding sequence ATGTGTCCCCCGAATTTGTCAACAGTTCGTTTTGTATACCCGGGGGAAGATACGACTTCTTTGATTCACGGTACTATGGTACAACACTTGGATGCCGAGTTCCTTGTGAGTGGGGTGCTGACTGAAAAATCTGACGTCTATTCTTTTGGTGTGGTACTTCTGCAACTACTCTGTTGCAGAAAAGCATCCTATGTGGTTGATTGGGCCAGAAAGCGCATACAAGAAGGAAACATTAATGAGATGATTGATCTGTATCTGATAGGGAAGATAGCTCCAGAGTGTTTGAAGATATACTTGGACATTGCCACTTCTTGTATTTGA